In the genome of Xanthomonas hortorum pv. pelargonii, the window CCGTCCGGGCTCAGCACATCGTTGAGCGGTTTTCCGTTGAGATCCGGGCGGGTGGGGTGCATCAGCATCACCGGCGCCTGGTCAGTGACGTAGATGTAATCCACACCGCCGCGTGCGCGCATCGTCGACAAGGTGGTCAGCGCTCTGCTCTTTGCGGTCGCCACATCCATCTCGCCCTTTTCAGCGCGCTCGGCGTAACCATTGACCACCGCGATCGCCATTTCGATCTGGCTCTTGAGCCCATCGCGGCGCGTATCGGTGAGATCCACGTACTGCATGCGCGCGGCGATGACCGCCAGCGCGATGATGCCCAGCGCCACCAACGCAGTCTGGAACAGGAACTTGCGCTTGAGCGGCACGTTGGCCAGCGTGTTTGCGATCGTGGTCTTAAACGTCATGGCAGGTATCCAGTGAAAGGATTGTGACCGGGATATGTCGGATAGCGACCCGATTGCAGAAATGTTGAGCGTTGCCCGACGGCTGGTGTGTGGGAGATTTGCAGTGCTTTTTGAAGCCATTCTTTGAAGCCATTGCTGGTCCCGCGCCGGCACATGACCTGGCAAGTCTGCGGCGGATTACGCGCACCGTCAGGCCGCGCAGCGCACGCCGCACGCCGACCTGGACGTCAGGTCGCGTGGATCGGCGCAGCGTGGGGGGCTGGCTGGAATGGGCTTGCGGTGCCGCCACGACCGAGGAGTGGCGGGGTAGGCGTTCGGCGGATGCGCAGTAGTTTTGTTAGCCGCTCTTAGTTGCGCTGCGTGCTGCTGACGCTTGCCACGGACTGCTGCAGGTTCTGCAATTCGCTCCACAACTGGTGGCGGGTATCGCCGGCGTGGCCGAGCGACAAGGCTTGTGCGGTTTGCAGATCGCCATCGTGCAGGGCGCGATTGGCCTGGCGGTGTTGCGCCAGATACTGGCCCAGTTGCTGTTGCACCAGCGCAAACTGCCGCGCCTGTTCGCCCTGCGGCGCGGTGGCCTGGAAGTAACCGGCATGCCGCGCGATACGTTGACGCAGATGGCCCAGACGCTCGTCGTAGGCATCGATGCGTGCGATGTCATGCGAGGCGGCAAGCTGCGCACGCTGGTCGTCGCGCAATTGCACCAGATCGATGGCAAGCGACTGCAGCGCGCTCACCGGGACGTTGTCCAGAAGCACCGAGACCGGCGCCGCCGGTGCGGCGAAAGAGGGGGGCAACGACACACCGGCAGCCAGCAGCGCGACAACGAGCATGGAGCCTAGCGTGTGGCGGGCAGAGCGTGTGGAATTGGCGGTGTGCATGCGGAGTTCCTTCGACGTAGCGCGGGCAAGACGGCCCTCATTGCTCTGTGTATCGGCCGCAGAAGCTTGCGCTTGATCACCTTTCGACCAACGGCAGTGTTGGGGGAATCTCAGGGGTGTTGCGATGTGGCCGGGGTGTTGCGACGTGGGGTATGTCTGCCGGTTTTTGCCAGATAGCAAAACGCCCCGACAGGAGCGGGGCGTTTTGAGGGGCAATGACAACGTGAGCGAAGGTGGAGTGCTGTGACAGCATTGCGCGTGATTGGCGGTTGGCGATTGGCCGCGGCGCCGTACCCTCACCCCAACCCCCGCTCCGCGCCCCGGCCCGCGCTTGCGGCGCGGGCGCTCTAAGGCACGCGCGCCTATGGCGCGCAAGCTGTGCCTTGTCGCCCCGGCGGGAGAGGGGCTATGAACCCTTCTCCCTGCGGGAGAAGGTGGCGCGAAGCGCCGGATGAGGGTACGGGCGCAGCCTCGTGCACTAAAAAGCACGTCGCTGGAACTGGCAGAGCAGTTGGTGGACAACTTAATTGGCACAGGGCTTCGCTCCGTACCCTCACCCCAACCCCTGCTCCGCGCCCCGGCCCGCGCTTGCGGCGCGGGCGCTCCAAGGCACGCGCGCCGATGGCGCGCAAGCTGTGCCTTGTCGCCCCGGCGGGAGAGGGGCTTTAAATCTGGCGCCTTCAGCCCTCGCTCCATTAAACCGCTGCCAGACGCCGCAGGGCCGGGATGTTCGTTACCGAAGCCAGCGCAGCGTTCGGCTGGATCTTGAAGATCGCCACCGCATCAGACAGCTGACCAGCCTGTTCTTCCATCGCACGTGCGGCGGCGCTGGCTTCTTCCACCAACGCGGCATTCTGCTGGGTGGCCTCGTCCATCTGCGTCACGGTGAGGTTGACCTGTTCGATGCCGGCGGATTGCTCCTGCGAGGCGGCGGAGATCTCGCCCATGATGTCGGTCACGCGCTGCACGCTTGCAACGACTTCGGTCATGGTGGTACCGGCCTGATTCACCAAGAGCGAGCCTTCGGCGACCTTGCCGACCGAATCGTCGATCAGGTGCTTGATCTCCTTGGCCGCACCAGCCGAGCGCTGAGCCAGCGTTCGCACCTCGGACGCAACCACCGCAAAACCACGACCCTGATCGCCGGCACGCGCCGCTTCCACGGCGGCATTCAAGGCCAGGATATTGGTCTGGAAGGCGATGCCGTCGATGACGCTGATGATGTCGGCGATCTTCTTCGACGATGCCTCGATGTCGGCCATCGTGGCGACCACCTTGTTCACCACCTCGCCACCTTGCGAAGCAACACTTGCCGCGCCGATCGCCAACTGGTTGGCCTGGCGGGCGCCTTCGGCGTTCTGCCTGACGGTGGAGGTGAGTTCTTCCATCGAGGCGGCGGTTTCTTCCAGGTTGGCCGCTTGTTGCTCGGTGCGCTGCGACAGGTCGTTGTTGCCGGCGGCAATGTCGCTGGCAGCGGCGTTGATCGACGTGGTCGCGTGCTGGATGCGCCCGACGATGCCGGACAACTGCTCGGTGGTGGCGTTGGCATCGTCGCGCATCTGTGCGAACACACCGTGGAACTGGCCATGCATCCGCTCGGTCAGATCGCCGGCGGCAATCGCCTGCAGCACCTTGGACAGCGCGCCCAGATTGCCGTCGGCGGTGGCCATCAGCTGGTTGAGGCTCTCCACCATCGCAAGGAAATCGTACTGGAAGCGCTGCGTATCGCCGCGCACGCTGAAGTCGCCATTGGCGGCGGCCTGCGCCAGCAATTTGATTTCGCTGTTCATTGCCAAGAGATTGCGCTTGACCGCGTCCATGGTGTCGCTGAGCACGGCCTTCTCGCCAGGCAGGCGGTCCATGTCCTGGCTCATATCGCCGATCGCATAGCGCGACATGATCCGTGCAAGCTTCATCTTCACCGCAATATGCGATTCGACCAGTGCATTGGTGTCGCGCACCATGCTGCCGTATTCGCCGGGAAATACCGCTTCGTCCATGCGGAAGCTGATCTGCCCGCTGTCGTGGCGGCGGGCCATGTCCTGCTGCGCTGCGGAGACGGCTTTGAGCTGTTCCTGCATGCCACGCATGCTGGTCAACAACTGGCCGGGTTCGTCGCCGGGCTGCGGGCCGATCGGGTTGTCCAGCTTGCCATGCGCGATCGCTTCGGCCACTTGGGTGGCTTGGGTCAATGGACGCACCAGACTGCGCGAAATCAACCACGCCAGTGCAGCGGCCAGAAACGCCGACAGCAGGCCGAAGGCGATCAGGGCGCGGTTGGCCAGTGCAACACTGCCCAGGATGGCGGCTGCACCGGCAGCGTTCTGCTGGTTCTGCAGTTCCACTGCGGCGGCAATCGCGTTGGAGCGGCGCTCCAGCAGCGGCTGTGCTTCACCGCTCAACAGCTGCTTGGCGCCATCCAGATTGCCGTCGCGGATCATGCCGAGCAGGCGGTTGTTGGTGGCACGGGCGGCGGTGAGGCTGTCTTCGATGGTCTGGCGTGCACGCATGCCATCTGCAGTGGTCGGCAGGCGTTTCAGCGCAGTCCACAACTCGGCGTAGTGCGCGCGATTGGCCTTGAGCTGCGCATCGATCGTGGGCTGTTGCTGCGGCGTGGCCAGCATGAAGTCGCGGATATAACGCTCGCCCAGCATATTGCTCTCGCGCATCTGGTTGAGCAGCTGCGCCTTGCGATTATTGATCTCGATAATGATGGAGACCTGGTTCTTGACCGTCTTGAATTCGTATAACGCCAGGCTGGTGGAGCCGGCCAATAAAACGATCAACAAGGTGAAGGCCAACGCCAGGCGTCGCCCGACATTGAGCGAATGCAGAAATTTCATGGTGTTCTCGGGGAGGGAGGGAGGAAAAGAGGTACAGCGGTAGCGTTCGCTGGCGGGTTTTCTTGAGCTGATGCGCGTTCGTCGATGCGTCTGCGTTCATCGTCGCTGCGGCGGGTGCGCTGCGTATGAGGCGTTGCGTTGCGTCGTGCAATGAAGGGCGGCAACGGCGGCAGTGCCAGCGTGTGGCGAGTGGGTGCGTGGTAACGACAAAGCCCCGGCATCGCTGCCAGGGCTTTGTCGTTACCGCACAACATCGGCGGCCTTCGCGGTTTGGAGCGGCTAACAAAACTACGTCACGCCAGCCTACTGCAGGCCGGCTGATCTGCTGTCTGGCTGCAGGGCCCTTGCCCCGCCCACCATCGCGGGACACGCCGCAAGTACGTCCATGTAGGCTCTTACGCGGCATCCATGCCGCGTAAGGTCCCGCGACGGTGGGCAGGCAAGGACCAGTCGAGATGGTCGGTATGCATGGTTTTAAACAATGCAACCAGCAGACTCTCTGGTGCGGTGAGGGCACCGCGCATTCGACCCACTCAGTGTTTGATCTGGACTTCTGACTGCATCCACCAAGAGACGGCCGACAAAACCACTGCAGTCACTGACAGGCGCTCGCTAGGTTTTGTTAGCCGCTCTTAGTGCCTTCTTCTGCGGCTTTGCGTCTTACGCCGCCTGCGGCACTTTCAACGAACGCACCAGGCCACCGATGTCCACGATCAGCGAGACCCGTCCATCGCCGAGGATGGTGGCGCCGGAGACGCCCGGGATACGGCGATAGTTGTTTTCGATGTTCTTGACCACGACCTGCTGCTGGCCGAGCAATTCGTCCACTTCCAGCGCGATCTTCTGGCCGTCGCCTTCGACCACCACCACCAGCGATTCCTTGGAGGACTGTTGCCCGCCGAAACCGTAGTAATTGGTGAGCGACAGGATCGGCAGATATTCGCCACGCACCCGCAGTACCCGGCCGTCGCCCGCCATCGAGCGGACATCTTCCGGTGCCGGCTGCAGCGCTTCGAGCACGTAGGACAGCGGCAGGATCAGGGTTTCGCCGGCGACCGACACGGTCATGCCGTCCAGGATGGCCAGGGTCAGCGGCAGACGGATCAGCACGCGGGTCCCGCTGCCGGCGTTGCTTTCCAGCTGCACTTCGCCACCCAGGCCCTGGATGTTGCGGCGAACCACGTCCATGCCCACGCCACGACCGGACAGATCGGTGACTGCGTCAGCGGTGGAGAAGCCAGGTGCGAAGATCAGATCCCACACCTGCGCATCGGTCGGGTTGTCCGGCACGGCGATGCCGCGTTCGGCCGCTTTTTCCAGGATCTTGGCGCGATTGAGGCCACGGCCGTCGTCGCTGACTTCGATCACGATGTGACCGCCCTGGTGCGATGCCGCCAGGGTGATGGTGCCGGTCTCGTCCTTGCCGGAGGCGCGGCGCGCATCGGGCATTTCCAGACCATGGTCGATCGAGTTGCGCACCAGATGCACCAACGGATCGGCGATCTTTTCGATCAGCCCCTTGTCCAACTCGGTGCTTTCGCCAATCGTGCGCAGACGCACCTGCTTGCCGAGGCGGCTGGAGAGGTCGCGCACCAGACGCGGGAAGCGGCGGAACACCGCATCGACGGGCAGCATGCGCACGCCGATGACTGCTTCCTGCAGATCGCGGGTGTTGCGTTCGAGCAGATCCAGACCGGCAAACAACTGTTCGGCATGCGCCGGGTCTAGGCCGGTGGAGACCTGCTTGAGCATGGCCTGCGTAATGACCAGTTCGCCGACCAGGTTGATCAGCGCATCGACCTTGTCGACGCTGACGCGGATGGAGCTTTCGGCTTCGGCAGCGGCGGCCTTGGCAGGCGTGGCAACGGCGGCGGCAGGTTCTGCAGCGGCGGTTGCTGCAACCGCGACGGCGGCAGTGTCAGCCGCGTCGACCGCCAGGCTCGGCGGCGGGCCGGGCACGGCCATCGGGCGGATGTCCAGCTCGCAATCGTCCACCACCCAGGCAAAGGTGTCTTCGATCTTGCTGCGCGGAATCTTGCCGATCAGGCCCAGATCCCAGGCCAGGTAGGCTTCCAGCGGATCGATGTTTTCAAAGCCCGGCATGCGCTCAAGACGGGCGGCAATCTGCAGCGGGCCCAGGTGCTCGAGCTCGCGGATGATGCGCAGCGGGTCGTTGCCGCTCATGAACAGCGACGGCGCCGGGGTAAAGCCGATGTGCCAGGCTTCGGGTTCTTCTTCCTTCGGCTTGGCAACGACCGCAGCCACCGGTGCTTCGCCAGCCAGCACCGCGTTCAAGCGGGTGTGCACGGCCTTGACCGCAGCCGGGTCGGCCGGGGTGCCGTGTTCGGCTTCGCGCAGCAGGGCGCGCAGCACGTCGACCGAGCCGAGCATGGCATCGACCGCATTGGGTGCGAGCTGGCGCTTGTTGGAGCGCAGTTCGTCCAGCAGCGTCTCCAGCACGTGGGTCAGGCCGGCGACGGCCTCGAAACCGAAAGTGGCAGCGCCACCCTTGATCGAGTGCGCAGCGCGGAACACCGAGTTGATGATTTCCGGGTCGCGGTTGCCCTCTTCAAGGGACAGCAGCCCGGCCTCCATCGCGTCGAGCCCTTCACGGCTTTCCTCGAAAAAGGTGGCGTGGAAACGTTGCAGGTCCATGCTCATGGGTGCGAAATCCGATGGTGAAGCGAGAGAGAATTAACCCAGAACTTTCTGGACGGTGGCGATCAGCTGTTCTGGATTGAACGGCTTGACCAGCCAGCCGGTGGCACCGGCAGCTTTGCCTTCGGATTTCTTGTCGGCCGCCGATTCGGTGGTGAGCATCAGCATCGGGGTGAACTTGTAGTCCGGCAGCTGGCGCAGTTCGCGAATCAGCGAAATGCCGTCCATGTTGGGCATGTTCACGTCGGTGACCACCGCGTTGAAGCGCTGGCCCTTCGCGCGGCCCAGCGCAACGGCGCCGTCTTCGGCTTCTTCGACGGCAAAGCCGGCAGAGGTGAGGGCGAAAGAGACCATCTGGCGCATTGACGCCGAATCGTCCACCACCAAGATACGTGCGCTCATGCGGCGTTCTCCACAGATTTCAGGTTGTCATTGGATGCGGAAAGTCCGAGCGCGTCGGTGACGCCGAGCAGACGGGCCGCATCTCTAAAAGTGTCGTTGCAGCCATCGAACTCGGTGTTCAACCCGGCCTGGCGGCGGGCCTGCACGAAGGCGCAGAGCAACTGCACGCTGGCGGTGTGGATGCGGCGGACTTCACCGGCGTCAAGCACCAGATCGCCATCCTCCGCGAGGACTGCGGCTAGCTTTTGCTTGAGGTCGGTGCTGGTCTCGATGCCGAGATCCTCACCCAATGTCACTGTACTCATCGTTGCTCCGAACGGACGGTTCTATGCGTACTAACGGCGGGGGGCGGGAAAGCTTTAACGTTGAATCTGTGTGCGTGCATGTGCGCGTCAGCTATGCGGCGCATCAGTGCAGCAGATGGCTGGCATCGAGCAGGATCATCGGCTGATGGCCCAGGCGCGCGACGCCGCGGAACAGGTTGTTGGAGATGCGGCACAGGCGTGCGTTGTCCGGCGGCTCGATCTGCTGATCGGTGAGGCTGGTGACGTCTTCCACCGCCGACACGCGCAGACCCATGGTTTCGCCGTTTTCTTCCAGCACCACCACGCGGGTGTGCAGATCCATGTCCACCGCCGATGCACCAAGATGGATACCCAGATCCATCACCGGCACCACCTGGCCACGCAGATTCATGATGCCGAGCATCGCGCTGGGGGTGCCGCGCAATGGCAGCAGGGGCACCGGCAAGACCACTTCCTGCACCTTGAGCAATTCGAGTGCATACGTCTGTTCGCCGCAGCGCAGGCGCAGCCAACGCGTACTGCGTTCGGCCGCGCGCCGTTCGGCATGGATGCGTTCGGCCTGGCCGGGTGCGAGCAGCGCTTCAAGGCCTTGCGGATAGATTGATGGCGGCGGCGCGCGGTGCGGTGCGATCGGCGCTTGCGCAGGGCGCGCAGGTGCCGGTGCGGCTGGTGCGGCAAGACCGAAGGCCGGGTCCGCATCCATCTCCGACAACAGATCGGCACTGGAGGCGGCGGTGCCGAAGGCCGGGTCTGCGTCCATTTCGGCCATCAGATCGGCCGTGCTCATGAACGGGCTGGGCGCTGAGGTGGCGAAGGCGGGGTCGGCATCCATCTCGGCCAGGAAATCGGCGGCGATGTCTGCAGCGCTCGGCGCGGCAACGACCGGCGGGCCGAAGGCCGGGTCGGCATCCATCTCGGCCAGGAAATCGGCGGCGATGTCTGCAGCGCTCGGCGCGGCGACGACCGGCGGGCCGAAGGCCGGGTCGGCATCCATTTCGGCGAGGAAATCGGCAGCGATGTCTGCAGCGCTCGGCGCGGCGACGACCGGTGGACCGAAGGCGGGGTCGGCGTCCATTTCGGCGAGGAAATCGGCGGCAATCGCTTCGGCGCTGAGCACGGGGGTGATCGCTTCCGGCACAGCGACGGCCTGCACAGGTGGCTCTGCCAGCGCGACGTCTGCATCGGTGTCGGCAAGCACCGGTCCCGCGGCGATGTCGGCAGTCGCCACCGCAGCGGTGACAGCAGCGGCAGTCACGGCAGCGGGGATCTCCACGCCGGCATCGTGCAGCAGGCCTTCCAGATAATCGTCGAGCTCACCGTTGGCGGTGTGGTTGCTCATGCGGCTTGCTCCATGGGCATCGCGTCATCGGCCAGCACCCATTCCAGCGCGCGGCGATAAGCAGACAGGCCACGACCCTGATAGTCGCCGCCGGTAGCGGGAACGGTCAGCGCAGCGGCGTTACAGATACGGGTATCCACCGGCACCGCGTCTTCCCAGACCACGGCGCCATAGGTGGCCTGCATTTCCTTGAGGGTGTCGGTGCCGGCGCGGGTGCGGCGGTCGAACAAGGTCGGCAGGATCGACACCGGCAACGGGCGGCGACGCGAGCGCTGCACCATGTCGGCGGTGCGCACCATGCTGGCCAGGCCATGCAGGGCGAGTGGCTCGGCCTGGGTCGGCACCACCACACGGTCGCAGGCGGCCAGGGCATTGATCATCAGCAGGCCAAGGGTGGGCGGGCAGTCCAGCAGGATGTAGTCGTGCTGGCCGGCGTGGCGGGTCATGGCGTTCTGCAGGGCCAGGCCCAGACCGGGCTGATTGGCGCTGCGACGTTCCAGCGTGGCCAGTGCCGCTTGCGCGCACACATAGGACAGGCCAGGGATGCTGCTTTCGTGCAACAGGCTGGCCAGATCGCTCGGCGGGGTGCCGAACAGGTCCAGTACCCCGCGCGGCGGCGGGTCCACCGCCACGCCGAACGCGCGGGTCAGCGAGGAGTGCGGATCGAGGTCGACCAACAGCACCCGGTGGCCGAGCGCGGCCAGGCCGCGACCCAGTGCCAGCGTCGTGGTGGTCTTGCCCACGCCGCCCTTTTGGTTGGCGATTGCCCAGATACGCATCTCACTGCACTCCTTGAATTACGGCGGGGACGGAACTTGTGCCGCTTTCGGTGGTGACGGCCGTTTGGCCGCCGTCAGACTTGGGAAGCTTCGGCGCCCCGGCGGCGGTCGCATGCATCTGCGATGGCGGATCGGGTGCGAGTGAGCCAGCCGAATCAGCGAGGATGATCAACACCACACGCCGGTTCGCATTCCGTCCCGCCTCAGTGCTGTTATCGGCACGTGCGCGGAATTCTCCATAGCCCACCATCGCCAATCGCTGCGGGGCGACACCGTCGTCGGCAAACAGGTGCACCACGCTGGCGGCACGCGCGGCCGACAGCTCCCAGTTAGAGGGGAAACTGTGCGGTGGCGATCGGCTGGTTATCGGTATAGCCCTCCACGCGCACGCCGTTGGGCGCATCGCGCAGCACCGAGGCGAGGGTGGACAGCGTGTCGCGGGCAGTGCCGGCCAATGCGGCCGAGCCGGTGCCGAACAGAATGTCGCTGTTGATCTCCACTTCGATCCACAGATCGTTGCGGCGGATGGTGATGAGTTTCTTGTCGATCAGCGGCGCCAGCGTCTTGCTCAGTTGCGCGGCCACCGCATCCATCTGCCGCTGCGCACGCGCCAGTTGCGCCTGGTTGCGCAGCGACACCGGCATGCGCATCTGCGCGGCCATCGATGGCAGCAGGGTGGGGTCGGTGGGGCCGTTGGAAGCCGCCATCGGTGCGCCGGCCTTGATCACCGACGGGCGGTCGTAGTCCGCCCCCAGGGTCTGGGTCTTGCCGATCTGCACCGGGCTGGCCGCATTGGACGAGCCACCGAACGCGGTGGTCAAGGCCTGCGCCATGACCTTGTACTTGCCCTCGTTGAGCGAGGAGATGGCGTACATCACCACGAAGAACGCCAGCAGCAGCGTCATCAGATCGGCATACGGAATCGCCCACGCTTCGTGGTTGCCATGTTCTTCGTGATGTTTGCGACGGCGGGCCATGACGGGCTTAATGCAAGTATCCGGCCAATTTCGATTCGATGTTGCGCGGGTTCTCGCCCTGGGCGATCGCAATCAAGCCTTCGATCGCCATTTCGCGCTCGTTGGTACTGCAATGGATCACGCTCTTGAGCTTGGCGGCGACCGGGAGAAACAGCAGGTTGGCCGAGGCGATGCCGTAGATGGTGGCGGTGAACGCGGCCGCGATGCCGTGGCCGAGCATGGCCGGGTCGGCCA includes:
- a CDS encoding STAS domain-containing protein codes for the protein MSTVTLGEDLGIETSTDLKQKLAAVLAEDGDLVLDAGEVRRIHTASVQLLCAFVQARRQAGLNTEFDGCNDTFRDAARLLGVTDALGLSASNDNLKSVENAA
- a CDS encoding chemotaxis protein CheW, giving the protein MSNHTANGELDDYLEGLLHDAGVEIPAAVTAAAVTAAVATADIAAGPVLADTDADVALAEPPVQAVAVPEAITPVLSAEAIAADFLAEMDADPAFGPPVVAAPSAADIAADFLAEMDADPAFGPPVVAAPSAADIAADFLAEMDADPAFGPPVVAAPSAADIAADFLAEMDADPAFATSAPSPFMSTADLMAEMDADPAFGTAASSADLLSEMDADPAFGLAAPAAPAPARPAQAPIAPHRAPPPSIYPQGLEALLAPGQAERIHAERRAAERSTRWLRLRCGEQTYALELLKVQEVVLPVPLLPLRGTPSAMLGIMNLRGQVVPVMDLGIHLGASAVDMDLHTRVVVLEENGETMGLRVSAVEDVTSLTDQQIEPPDNARLCRISNNLFRGVARLGHQPMILLDASHLLH
- a CDS encoding chemotaxis protein CheA; translation: MSMDLQRFHATFFEESREGLDAMEAGLLSLEEGNRDPEIINSVFRAAHSIKGGAATFGFEAVAGLTHVLETLLDELRSNKRQLAPNAVDAMLGSVDVLRALLREAEHGTPADPAAVKAVHTRLNAVLAGEAPVAAVVAKPKEEEPEAWHIGFTPAPSLFMSGNDPLRIIRELEHLGPLQIAARLERMPGFENIDPLEAYLAWDLGLIGKIPRSKIEDTFAWVVDDCELDIRPMAVPGPPPSLAVDAADTAAVAVAATAAAEPAAAVATPAKAAAAEAESSIRVSVDKVDALINLVGELVITQAMLKQVSTGLDPAHAEQLFAGLDLLERNTRDLQEAVIGVRMLPVDAVFRRFPRLVRDLSSRLGKQVRLRTIGESTELDKGLIEKIADPLVHLVRNSIDHGLEMPDARRASGKDETGTITLAASHQGGHIVIEVSDDGRGLNRAKILEKAAERGIAVPDNPTDAQVWDLIFAPGFSTADAVTDLSGRGVGMDVVRRNIQGLGGEVQLESNAGSGTRVLIRLPLTLAILDGMTVSVAGETLILPLSYVLEALQPAPEDVRSMAGDGRVLRVRGEYLPILSLTNYYGFGGQQSSKESLVVVVEGDGQKIALEVDELLGQQQVVVKNIENNYRRIPGVSGATILGDGRVSLIVDIGGLVRSLKVPQAA
- a CDS encoding response regulator, yielding MSARILVVDDSASMRQMVSFALTSAGFAVEEAEDGAVALGRAKGQRFNAVVTDVNMPNMDGISLIRELRQLPDYKFTPMLMLTTESAADKKSEGKAAGATGWLVKPFNPEQLIATVQKVLG
- a CDS encoding ParA family protein, which encodes MRIWAIANQKGGVGKTTTTLALGRGLAALGHRVLLVDLDPHSSLTRAFGVAVDPPPRGVLDLFGTPPSDLASLLHESSIPGLSYVCAQAALATLERRSANQPGLGLALQNAMTRHAGQHDYILLDCPPTLGLLMINALAACDRVVVPTQAEPLALHGLASMVRTADMVQRSRRRPLPVSILPTLFDRRTRAGTDTLKEMQATYGAVVWEDAVPVDTRICNAAALTVPATGGDYQGRGLSAYRRALEWVLADDAMPMEQAA